CAGCTGCCCGACGCAGGGCGTGGAATCCATAGAAGGGCATTTCGATGAAGCGATTGCCGCCATCGGCGTGCTGGAGCAGGTAAAGCAGGGCAAAGCGCAGGGCGCGCAGGGGCATGTGATCGCCTGCTTTGGCGACCCGGGATTGCTGGCGGCGCGGGAACTGGCGAGCGGCCCGGTTATCGGTATTGCCGAAGCGGCAATGCATATGGCGACGCTGGTGGCGACGCGTTTCTCGATTGTCACCACGCTGCCGCGCACGGTGATCATCGCCCGCCATTTACTGCGCCAGTATGGCTTTGAACATCACTGCGCCGCGCTGCACGCCATCGATTTACCGGTGCTGGCTTTGGAAGATGGCACGGGTCTTGCTCAGCAAAAGGTACGCGAGCGTTGTATACAAGCCAAACGTGAGGATGGAAGCGGGGCGATTGTGCTGGGGTGCGGCGGTATGGCGAATCTTGCCAGTGAACTGACGCAGGAGTTGGGCATCCCGGTGATCGACGGCGTAACGGCGGCGGTCAAAATGGTTGAGTCCTTGCTCGCCCTCGGTTTTGGCACCAGTAAATATGGCGATCTCGCGTATCCCAATAAAAAGCCGCTTTCAGGATGCTTCGATATGCTCAGCTGAAGGCGGCCCCGGTTAAGAGGTCGAATCAGCATGCAAGCAGCAACCGAGACTCCCTTCTGGCACTTTACTGCCGACTACCCGCGCGATATGGCGGGCTACGCCGGCAAGCCGCCGCACGCACAGTGGCCGGGCGGCGCGCGCATCGCCGTGCAGTTTGTGCTTAATTTTGAAGAGGGCGGAGAGAACCATGTTCTGCACGGCGACAGCGGCTCGGAGCAGTTTCTCTCCGACATCATCGGCGCGGCCAGCTACCCGGCGCGCCATATGTCGATGGACTCCCTCTATGAGTACGGTTCGCGCGCCGGTTTCTGGCGCATCCATCAGGAGTTTCAGCAGCGCGGCCTGCCGTTAACGGTGTTTGGCGTGGCGATGGCGCTGGCGCGCAATCCGGCGATTGTCGAGGCGATCAAGGCGGCGGATTATGACGTGGTGAGCCACGGCTGGCGCTGGATCCACTACCAGGATCTCGATATCCAGACCGAGCGCCAGCATATGCAGCAGGCGATTGAGATCCTGCAAACGCTGTTCGGCAAACGCCCGCTCGGCTGGTATACCGGGCGCGACAGCCCCAATACCCGCGCGCTGGTGGTAGAGCAGGGCGATTTTCTCTATGACAGCGACTACTACGGCGACGATCTGCCCTTCTGGACTACCGTCGGCGAAAAACCGCATCTGATTGTGCCCTACACGCTGGATGCCAACGACATGCGCTTTGCCACCGCGCAGGGGTTTAACACCGCCGAGCAGTTTTACACCTACCTGAAAGACAGTTTCGATGTGCTCTATGCCGAGGGCGAAACGGCACCGAAGATGATGTCGATCGGCATGCACTGCCGTCTGCTGGGGCGACCGGGGCGGTTTCGCGCCCTGCAGCGTTTTCTTGATTACGTGCAAAGCCACGACAAGGTGTGGATCTGCCGCCGCCAGGAGATCGCCGAGCACTGGCTGAAACATCACCCCTATAAAGCGTAACCGGCCTGCTGCCCGCCAGTGCGCGGGCGAAGTTTAGCGCGTCAGGCGCAGCTGCTGCAGGTTGCCATCAAGCTGTAGATCCGTTTGCAGACGCGCCACATCCCGGCAGATAAAGGCCATTTCGCGGTGCGCTTCCAGCTTCTGTCGCCACTTCTCAGGCACCTCGGCAAGATTGTCATACAGCGCTTCCAGCGTGGGAAAAGTGCTGAGCAGCTGGGTGGCGCTTTTCGGCCCGATCCCGGCGACGCCCGGTACTTTTGAACTGCTGATGCCCGCCAGCCCCCAGTAATCCGGCAGTTGCTGCGGCGTGACGCCATACTCCTGGTCAATAAACGGTGCATCCAGCCAGCGTTTCTGGAAGTAGTCGCGGATGCGGATGGTGGGTGAGAGCAGCTGGCAGTAGCCTTTGTCCGTCGAAACAATTGTCGCCTCTTGCCCCGCCTGCGCCATTTTCACCGCCAGCGTGGCGGCGAGATCGTCGGCTTCATTGCCCGGCGTCGCCCAGCAGCGAATGCCGCGCTGCTCAAACGCCGCGCGCAGTGCGGGCATCTCCTGATGCAGCGGCTCCGGCATCGGCGGTCGGCCCGCTTTGTAGTCCGGCAGCAGCTGGTGACGCCAGCCCTGATTGCGCGCTTCATCATCGAACACCGCCACCGCGTGGGTCGGCTGGCTGTGCACAATCAGTTGCTCAAGCGCGTGCAGGCAGGTCTCCGCGCAGGGCGAACCCTGCACCGCATGAATACGGCGGATAAGATTGAGTGCGTCGACAATAAGCAGATGAGCCACGGATACCCTCCTTGTAAGCGAGCGCTAAGGGTAACATTGCCCGCTTTATGAGGCTATGAAACGGTGACTATTCAGGAAGATGCCTCGCAAAACGAGGCATCTGTCAGGCAGGTTAATCGCAGGTAACGACCTTCATCGCCAGCCCGCCGCGGGAGGTTTCGCGGTACTTGGCGTTCATATCTTTGCCGGTTTCGTACATCGTCTCGATCACTTTATCGAGGCAGACGCGCGGCTCGCTGGTGCGGCGCAGCGCCATACGCGCGGCATTAACAGCCTTAACCGAGGCAATGGCGTTACGCTCAATACAGGGCACCTGTACCTGGCCGGCGACGGGATCGCAGGTCAGACCGAGGTTGTGCTCCATACCGATTTCCGCCGCAATGCACACCTGCGCCGGGCTGGCACCGAGCAGTTCAGCCAGACCGGCAGCTGCCATCGAGCAGGCGACACCCACTTCGCCCTGGCAGCCCACTTCCGCGCCGGAGATGGAGGCGTTCATCTTATAGAGTGAGCCGATGGCGCTGGCGACCAGCAGATAGCGTGCCAGCGAGTTAGCGTTCACTTCGCGGATAAACTTGTCGTAATAGGCCAGCACCGCCGGGACAATGCCGCAGGCACCGTTTGTCGGTGCGGTCACCACGCGGCCACCGGCAGCATTCTCTTCATTGACCGCCAGCGCGAACATATTGATCCAGTCGACAACCGCCATCGGATCGGTGGTGGTTTTATCACTGCTGACCAGCATGCGGCGCAGCGCGGCGGCACGACGCGGCACGCGCAGCCGTCCCGGCAACACGCCTTCGGTGTTGATGCCACGCTCAATGCCGCCGTGCATCACCTCCCAGACACGCGTCAGGTGCTGCTCCAGCTCCTCTTTGCTGTGCAGCGCCAGCTCGTTTTTCATCATCAGGCCGGAGAGGGAAAGCCCGCTCTCCTGGCAGTGACGCTGTAAATCGGCAGCGTTTTTATAGGGGTATGGCACCTCAACCGGCGCGCTGGTGGTCTGGCCGAAGTGTGCTTCGTCGACAATAAAGCCGCCGCCAATCGAGTAGTAGGTCTGGCTGTAGAGCACCGTTTCGCCCGCCAGCGCGGTGATGCGCATGCCATTCTCATGCAGCGAGAGATTATCGGCATGGAAATTCATGCAGCGATCGACCGGGAACTCCACTTCGTGCTCGCCGTTCGCCAGCAGCAGGCGGCCGTGCGTATTCACATCCTGAATAAAGCCCGGGATCGCATCAATATCAACGCTATCTGGCAGGTTGCCGGCCAGCCCCATAATAATGGCGATATCCGTATGGTGGCCTTTGCCGGTCAGGGAGAGCGAACCGTAAACGTCGACCACCACGCGGGTGACGTCGCGCAGCAGGCCGCGGGCAATCAAATCATCGGTGAACTGTTTGCCGGCTTTCATTGGGCCGACGGTGTGCGAGCTGGAGGGACCGATACCGATCTTAAAAATATCGAATACGCTGATCATAACGCGTTATCCATGACAAAGAGGGATCGCGCCGCCCGGCTGGACGGCGCGCAGAGATTAGCTGAACAGGGAGTAGAAAATCGCGGAGATAGCGATAAGACCCATAATCACAATGAAGACGTTGCTGATGTGACCGCTGTATTTACGCATCGCCGGAACACGGGCAATCGCATACATCGGCATCAGGAAGAGG
This Kosakonia cowanii JCM 10956 = DSM 18146 DNA region includes the following protein-coding sequences:
- the xni gene encoding flap endonuclease Xni — protein: MAHLLIVDALNLIRRIHAVQGSPCAETCLHALEQLIVHSQPTHAVAVFDDEARNQGWRHQLLPDYKAGRPPMPEPLHQEMPALRAAFEQRGIRCWATPGNEADDLAATLAVKMAQAGQEATIVSTDKGYCQLLSPTIRIRDYFQKRWLDAPFIDQEYGVTPQQLPDYWGLAGISSSKVPGVAGIGPKSATQLLSTFPTLEALYDNLAEVPEKWRQKLEAHREMAFICRDVARLQTDLQLDGNLQQLRLTR
- the puuE gene encoding allantoinase PuuE, translating into MQAATETPFWHFTADYPRDMAGYAGKPPHAQWPGGARIAVQFVLNFEEGGENHVLHGDSGSEQFLSDIIGAASYPARHMSMDSLYEYGSRAGFWRIHQEFQQRGLPLTVFGVAMALARNPAIVEAIKAADYDVVSHGWRWIHYQDLDIQTERQHMQQAIEILQTLFGKRPLGWYTGRDSPNTRALVVEQGDFLYDSDYYGDDLPFWTTVGEKPHLIVPYTLDANDMRFATAQGFNTAEQFYTYLKDSFDVLYAEGETAPKMMSIGMHCRLLGRPGRFRALQRFLDYVQSHDKVWICRRQEIAEHWLKHHPYKA
- a CDS encoding aspartate/glutamate racemase family protein — its product is MSAFCIQVINPNTSPEMTETIASAARRIASPGTTILASCPTQGVESIEGHFDEAIAAIGVLEQVKQGKAQGAQGHVIACFGDPGLLAARELASGPVIGIAEAAMHMATLVATRFSIVTTLPRTVIIARHLLRQYGFEHHCAALHAIDLPVLALEDGTGLAQQKVRERCIQAKREDGSGAIVLGCGGMANLASELTQELGIPVIDGVTAAVKMVESLLALGFGTSKYGDLAYPNKKPLSGCFDMLS
- a CDS encoding L-serine ammonia-lyase; this encodes MISVFDIFKIGIGPSSSHTVGPMKAGKQFTDDLIARGLLRDVTRVVVDVYGSLSLTGKGHHTDIAIIMGLAGNLPDSVDIDAIPGFIQDVNTHGRLLLANGEHEVEFPVDRCMNFHADNLSLHENGMRITALAGETVLYSQTYYSIGGGFIVDEAHFGQTTSAPVEVPYPYKNAADLQRHCQESGLSLSGLMMKNELALHSKEELEQHLTRVWEVMHGGIERGINTEGVLPGRLRVPRRAAALRRMLVSSDKTTTDPMAVVDWINMFALAVNEENAAGGRVVTAPTNGACGIVPAVLAYYDKFIREVNANSLARYLLVASAIGSLYKMNASISGAEVGCQGEVGVACSMAAAGLAELLGASPAQVCIAAEIGMEHNLGLTCDPVAGQVQVPCIERNAIASVKAVNAARMALRRTSEPRVCLDKVIETMYETGKDMNAKYRETSRGGLAMKVVTCD